The genomic window ATTGGATCATAATCTTCATCTATCGGCGGTAAGTTCGACCCATTTCGTTACTTATCTGCACCACACTGTCAAATCCATCCGAGGATTCGTCAAGTTGATGGTTGAGCAGATGAAACTCGCTGCTTGGGACATCGATATGGCTGCTGAGTTAATTCAGCCTGATGTACTCTATTACAAGCAAGACCACAAGTGTTTTGCCTTGGAGCATTATGTCTGCAAGATAATGCTTGAAGCTTTTCAACTACCTTACTTCTCAAACGAATCATCGAAGAAGACGAGCAGAGAAGACAAAGCAATGTTCTTTGAGAGATTCACAGAGCTTAGATCGATGAAACCAAGAGAGTATTTAGCATCTCGGCCTAAATCAAGATTGGCTAAGTTTTGCAGAACTAAGTATTTGCAGCTCATACATCCAAAGATGGAGCAGGCATTCTTCGGACATTTGCATCAAAGAAACCAAGTCACTGCAGGGGAGTTTCCAGAGACGAGCTTGTGCACTGCGTTTCTCGAAATGGCGAAAAGGGTTTGGCTTTTACATTGCCTTGCTTTCTCCTTCGATCCTGAAGCTTCAATCTTTCAAGTATCTAGAGGTTGCAGATTCTCCGAAGTGTACATGAAGAGCGTGTCGGAGGAAGCGTTTTTCTCACCGGAGCAAGAAGAAAGCTCGTCGGAAACTGAACCGGGGGTTGCGTTTACGGTTGTTCCTGGGTTTAGAATTGGGAAAACGACGATACAATGTGAGGTCTACCTCTCGCGTTCATGTCAACGCCGTCAGAGCAGATAGATTCCGGTGATGACGTCACAGGGGTATTAGGGTAATTTATCTTGGGGAACTTTTTGGGGGTAGGAAAATATATGAGAGAAAATTTGTTGACCGTTGGATTAAGAGAAGAGGCAAGTATGTATGTTGCTTGTTGagatttatggtttttatttttatctttgtcAATATTAGAGCAGAGAGAGAGTCAGAAGCATCTCTTAGCTGTTTTCCATCAAATTATTAGATGTTGTCACTACCTTATATCATATGTAAATTATTCGTAATAATTAGTAACTATTGCTATTTTCATTATTCGTGTTATGTTGTAGTTGATAGTATAATATGATATCAATATCATAGTAGTGAATCAAAGAAGAATGTACATATGATTAAAGTGAGTAATTCTTGTATGAGTGGAATGGAGATATCAGATATCTTCTAAAAGTGATTTCGAATCATGGACTTGtaaaatttttcttaatttttgactttttgatgACCAATTcctctatttatttatttatttccacAACCGACCAAATATTTTCAGATAATATACTCTGATGGGTCCATTGTATTTTGGGCCAAAAAGCAGTCCTCTATTTTATCAGGATCAGTGGGAATTGACTCGGTTTTGTTCTACTTGTAATGGGTTATGACAAACTGAGACCAAACCAGCCATTTTACCCCTGCATTCTTATTACAAAACGGCCAATGTTATATTGTCAACTGAAATAGTTGAGAAATACAGTTTACAAAAATTTGGCACCtaaaaagagattgaaacaTTCTACAAAGCGATAAAACTTTACTTTATCTTTGACCGGACAATAAATGATAGGCATTTCTAgaattttaggaaaaaaatgaaaaaaaatcaaaatgtgaaCGTTGATACAATAAGAAAGTcggtgaacaaaaaaaagataatataaaagCATAATATAGACAATATAAAAATTGGTTCGACCATCCCAAACACTACGGAGGACCCAAAATATGAGCCAAGAGACAGCGATAGCAAGCTTCAAGAAATTCCAACAGTCATGGATCGAGCAGCTACGAAACCACCTGAACCACCTCCGCTCCGCCCAAAACCATCACCGGAACTCTGCTACCGGTGATGAGGAACGGTTAAGGGAGGCTGTGGACAGAGTGATGGAACACTTTAGAGAATATCACAGGGCCAAGTGGGCTGCGACGGATAAAGACGTCATCGAAGTTATGGCTTCTCCTTGGGCTTCAGCTCTTGAACGGTCGCTTCAGTGGGTCGGTGGTTGGCGACCAACCACCTTGTTCCATCTGGTTTACACTGAGTCGAGTATTTTATTTGAGTCTCGTATCGTTGATATACTTCGTGGCTTTCGCACCGGTGATCTCAGTGATCTCTCCCCTTCTCAGTTCAGGTTCTACACGAACCCCTAATTAGCTACTTTGTTTACTAATCACAACTACTagtaaagatttttttatctaatttaataaaatatccTTAAGTTACGTTGTAATTTGATTGAAGTAATATCGTGATTTGCGCGTGTTATTGTTTACCAAAACTAATACAGGTTCACTCCTACACCTAGAGATATCAAATATGTAGATTAGTTTAGAACATACgatgtttatttgtttacttttcttaccaaaaatgttttagaaaGTGAAAAACACATTTGAGGGATAACAATAAATTTGAGAGATTAAAACActtattttactttcttttttttcaatgtgTAAACAATAACATATGGACTAACTAAACATATTTTGATTacttaatatttaatatttaggGTTCCATTTGTCAAAGGCAGGACGGTAAGTGAGCTACAATGTGAGACCGTGAAGGAAGAGAATGCGATAACGGAAGAGTTGTCGGAGTGGCAAGACGATGCGAGTGACCTTGTCATGGGGACATCGTCAGATCCCGACCAGAGGATCCGACGGCTAGCAGAAATCGTCCACCGAACTGATGATCTGCGACTGAGAACGATCACACGTGTGGTGGAGGTCTTGAGTCCGCTCCAACAAGCGGAGTTTCTTGTCGCTGCGGCTGAGCTTCGTACAGGCGTTGCTGGTTGGGGGACTAGCCACGACCGTCGTCGAAGTTCCGAAGTTTAAAGCTAACTAAAACCGGTCTAAAGGTAATGAGAATCGaggaagaaaaatagtttttggatattaattatatgtttttaccATGTTTTTGGTTATCCAGACTGAGTTTGGTTTTACATggttatgaaaacaaaaaaaactcatatgtTATGTCTCTACGGTTGCAATAAAGATCAACCCACGTGTGGTGCTTGTTAGTTTACCTTTTTTAGTTagaattttgtgtgtttgattttttttatgaggTAATTATCGGACCTTATTGGGGCTTCTGAtagtttgtatataaaaaatactaaagaCAGAGAATCGGGGACATGGGTCATTGTTGGTTTCTATAGACCAAGTGgataaacagaaaacaaaaagtcagCTACAGAAAAAGACATGAAGTGAACGTGGCACTGCCATGTCTCTTGAAGACATGCAAGAGGACACTTGGTGTGGTACGCGTCCTCCTATCACGGTGTCGATTCCaaacattttgtttggtttagttttaagATTCTTCTTCGAAAGAATCTCATTTTTAATCGAAAGATATGATGACATGACAAATTTCTTCTTACATAAATTTGCTCttataatgtttattttcgtgtaagttttatatattttctaaaatattgaACTTAAACTAGCTAGACCCTTTATAAAAATACTATCAGCCCTTTTATATAATGCTTTGGTGACAACAGAACGACAAGAAAAACTGAGAAGAGACCTAAAAACGATTATAGCGGTTTTGATTGGTTGAAGATGtgtcacaattttttttgtttatttcgtttcatttttatttaatatgcTAGTaaacctgttttttttttttaaaactgtATTATAAAAACGTGTCTTGTTAGGCCTTTAAAGCCCAAATAAGCCCAATGAAAGAGGAAAAGAGGAGACACTGAGATTTGGCCCAAACTAACgcatatatttgtgttttacaTTTATACCCCTATGACCGACATCAATTTACCGACAGACTCTACTTTCGAGAATGGCGGGAACGTGAACTGAACCCTAATCACCTTTTTTCTCGATTCCCCACCAATGGCTATATGATTACAGTAGCCCCCTTCGTGTCTCTTCGTTTCCAGTTCCctctttatataataaatcgcTCCACTCTCTTTTTCCGAGAAAGAACACAGTATCTCGTCTACAACACCTGTCACATTTTGAGAACAACGGCGAAAACAATGCCGGTGGTTGCTGAGTACGCGAAGTCGAATCGGTCGTCGTGTAGGTCATGTTCGAACAAGATAGCTGTGAAATCGCTTAGGTTAGGGTTGATTAGCAAAGGACGTGGCGGGGTTGACATGACCAGGTGGCACCATTTCGATTGTTTTCCGACTGATTCTGAGTCGATTGCTTCCGTTGATGATATTCAAGGCTTATCCGCTTTAGAGGTTAGGGTTTCCTTACATTTCTGTATTTTGGACTCCCTAGGTTTTTTTTCGTCTAAAGCTTTTCACTTTCGGTTATTTGTGTTAACGCTTGTGCTTATGGTTACAGAAAGAAGATCAAGATGCTTTGACGAAATTGGTGGAACAATGTGGTAAAGTACCTGCAAAAAAAGTAAGACTTTGGAAAGTGATGCTCTTTAGTCTCATTTGCTCATATCTACTTTTGCCTAACTGCTTGTATCGGTTTAAACTTAAAGCAGCCTGATGAGAAGAAGGGGAAGGCTAAAAAGCATATAATGGGGCCGAAGGGGCTTACGAAGGCGGCAACATCTTCAAAAGTTATTGCTGATAATGCGAAATCGAGCAGATCATCATGCAACAGGTGTTCTCAGACAATCGTTTCAAAGGATCTGAGAGTGGGGCTGGTTACTGAAGACTCCAGGGGATTTGATATAACAAGATGGCATCACTTGGGTTGTTTTCCCATTGATTTTCATCCAATTGATTCTGTGGAGGACATTGGTGGATATTCATCGCTTGAGgttagtttttgtttacatattAGGAATTTTCAGTTCAGTGTATAGAGCTTTTGGATGATTGCATATGACATGTGGTAACTTCGCTAacaatatcttttttatttgattcatttgtCATACTCAACAGAAAGGTGACCAGATGGAATTAAAGTATTTGGCCGAAGTAAACAAGAAGGATAAAACTTTGATAGATGTACTATCCATATCCCTTGTCATAATATTATAGTCTGTTTCTGCAAATGTAGAGAACTTTACCATTTCAGGCTTTTTGAAACTAACTTCTTACTTCCTTTGCTGGCAGGATGTCCAGAAGATGGATGAAGGTGATGATGAAGCTATAGCTGATAATGAGCTAACGGAGGagaccaaaaaaggaaaacattcTCCTGTTGCAAAATTGGTGGAACAACCTGGCGAGCCTGCAAAAGAAGTAAGTTCTGGAAGCAACAATCTTCTTTTATGCGAGGAAGAAATGATATGCAGACTTCAGTCTTATTTTCCAACCTAGATGTAGATTTTTGACTGAAATACTTCTTTTAACTGCTTGTATCGGTTaaggatgaggatgaagagAGTAAAAAGCCTGCATCAGATGAAATAAGTGAGCAGAAGACTAAGGATGTGAAAAATTCTCCTGATTCTTCAAAAGTTATTTCTGAGTATGCGAAATCGAGCAGATCAACATGCAAGAAGTGCTCTCAGACTATCGCTGCAAAGGAACTGAGGTTGGGGCTAGTGACCAGAAACTTCCGTGGCTTTGATATGAAACAATGGCATCACTTGGGTTGTTTTCCTGTCGACTCTGATCCAATTGTTTCGGTAGAGGACATTGGTGGATTTTCAGAACTGCAGGTTAGTCTGTATTTAAAGATTCAGGGGATAGAGCTTCTAGATTATTCATGTATCTTCTGGTAACTAGGATCATTTGAAACAGATGCTATTTGGAATATAGATGTTGGTATATAGTTAATTTATTGTCAGGTTGGCATGACATCGTTGTCAGTGTCGTGCAAAATTAACACCCAAACATGTATGTATTCCTTGTTTCTGCTAACACAtctttatatttgatttatttttaattataaacaGAGTGGTGATCAGGATGCATTAAAGGAATTGGTCCAACAATGCGGGAAGCAGACTTTGGTAGATGTAATAGCAAATCCCCTTTtcataatatttgttttctttggcGAAAGCATTctgtttaaaagttttatcaTGTCTTAAccagaaaataattttagaatttatgTCTAAACTAACTTCTTACTTCATTTCGTTGCGGGATTGCAGAAGATGgatgaagataatgatgaCACTGAAGCTAAAATTAAGCTAACTGAggagacaaacaaaagaaaacattctgAGGTTAATAAATAGCAATAATCACATCTTTTTAtactataattttgttaaactGGAATATTCCTTGACCTgtaatttattgtttcttataaAGGTTGGGGAGAtggtggaagaagatgaatcgCTAACTAAAGCGAAACAACAGATGGCTAAAACACATAAGGTATACAAGCAATGATAAGTATTGAATACCTTCTAATGGTAGCCACTCTTCATTGTGGAGAAATTAtacttaatgattttaaaatattgtgttATGCAGGTGAACATGAGTGAGTCAACTTCTCAGGTCGAGGTTGAAGCAGAAATCACTCTTTCAGCGTCTGATGTGAAGGATAAGTACAGGGTAAGCACTTATAGTGTCTAGTAGGTTAAAGCCATGTATTCCTGTGTTAAATATTCTTCTTGGAGTTTGTAGCTTTGGCATTTGATCCCTTTTTCgagttcttttatttttctggcTGCtaatcttcttgtttctcaGGATGCCAATCTATTACCAAAATGGAAAGCTTTTGAGACAGTTATATTCCTTGAGCGGGTGAGAAATCATCTTCAGATATGATGTACATGATGGTAATATATTATGGCCTAATGGTATGTTCCTTTGTTGCATTTTAACAGGATGATGGTCTTAATGATTCAGAAAAAATAGCTGCATTTGACTTTGATGGATGCCTTGCAAAAACATCTGTGAAAATGTAAGTAGCTCTTTGGTCACCCATAATATTAGtgtgttctctgtttttatggACATATGGGCTTTTCATTCTATCTCAAGTGATTGCATTTctgcaatttttgtttatcctTTTAATGGTGTTATGCACGAACCTCGTCTTTCAAGGAAAATGAGAAACATTGTAATGTGtcataatgttttatattccCTTCTTTCTCAGAGTAGGGGCAGATGCATGGTCCCTAATGTATCCTTCCATTCCTGAGAAACTGCAAAGTCTGCACGATCAAGGCTATAAGCtggtattttattttcagctAGAATTAAGTCTTAGGTACTCAATAGTATTGTTTATATAGATTATAGAGTAGCTGATTTTAAATGTTCAACAGGTCATTTTCACAAATGAATCCAACATTGATCGATGGAAGAACAAGCGGCAAGCTGCTGTAGATTCGAAAATTGGACGGCTCAACAGTTTTATCGAGCGCGTGAAGGTCCCCATTCAGGTTAAGTGCTCTTCCGTTTTCATAAGTAAGAACGTGATTGTATCTATTCAAGAACACTGTGTCAACAAACCCTAGCTATTATTATGAGTAATGATAAGAAACTATGATGTATTCAATGCCTTGTTCTGTACTTAGTTCATATGGCTTTAATGATTTGTTCCGGCGTATAGGTATAATCAGAGAGAAAATAGTGATTCTGTCTTGCTTGTTCTTATTAGTTAACACCCCAAATTTTCAAAGTCTTAAAAGTGCCAATTCCCTACATTGTTGCTGATACTGTGAAGATTATAAATGGTTTTGTTCTGCAAACAGGTGTTTATAGCCTGTGGAGTCTCAAGTTCTGGTGGTAAAGGTGGTAAAGATGACCTTTACCGCAAACCCAAGGCTGGAATGTGGCAACTCATGAAGAAGCATTTTAACTCTGGAATTGCAATTGATATGGATAAGTTAGTTTTCTCCCCACCTGCTCCTAAAAACTTGAATTTACCTGAAACTTCTAGCAATGCTGGAAGATTACACTCATTTGTCCACCAGCCTTACTGATTAAACACTCCGTTTAAGTCCACTAGcacattttttgttgttgatactGACATCTGTGCTATGCTCATCAGATCCTTCTACGTTGGGGATGCAGCTGGAAGAAAAATGGATCACAGCGACGCTGACATCAAATTTGCACAGGTATTTATTGCAAACGTCAGACAATACCCATCCTTTATTTTATAAGTCACCCTATTTACTTTTCTGACTTTCCTCATAGACAACTACTTTCTTTGGTTGCAGGCGAGTGGGCTAAAGTTTTTTACCCCGGAGGAATACTTTATCCCCTCAAGTACATCGCCAGGGACTTAGCTGTATCAGTCTTGTGCTTGTGTTTGCAGTTTGCaacttcttttgcttttttttttgtgatgaaACTAGTAGCTAGCTTTTGTGATAAAACTAGTAGTGTGCTTTTGTGATCAAAGTATTAGTATGTGTTTTAACTCTTTTTGTATATTACTGATATTTAAGCGTCAACTAGAGCTTATTGAACCAGGAAAAAGAAACTCCTTTGAACAGGCAGGATTGCAAAGTCAACATAACAAACCactgataacaaaaaaagttcaaatttccGACTCATTTACATACATGGGATTGGGAAAGTTTAAAATCTCTTATGATGCTAATAACATACATCAAAAATTCACTCTCCTTTTCACTCTTTAATCAGAAGACTCAGACATGAAATCACTCCTTCTGACCAATCTCGCCTTCCAAAATGGCGTGTCTTGTCAGAACAATCTCTTTGACAAGGTTTCTGTAAACAAAGGGCCTAACAGCAGCACGGAGAAAGAGCTCAGGTGGAATCCTactcttctttatcttcttcatccaccTTCCATATCCTACTGTCTTCCATTCTTCTGGCTTCACTTTTGCCTTCTTACCTCTCATTTCCAACTCATCTCCTTCAATCTCTCCCTTTTCTCGTTCCTCCAATGCCTTTAACTGCTTCTCATAAAACTTATCTGACACCACCATACTCATCTCCGCAAGCTTCTCCATCCGCTCCGCATTGTTTGTCGCTTTGTTGAATTGCTCTTCCCAGTACCTCTCATCCTCTTCCGGATCCGACTCCTCTATTTCATCTTCCAAACTGTCTTCTTCAACGTTTCCCTCCACATCGACAACcatgttatcatcatcatctacttCTTCCAcctcaccatcatcatcatcatcatcatcatcatcatcgtcattgTCAGCTTCATCTTCAATCCATTCTGAGAACTCAGCCTTCTCTGAGCTTCCACTAATGCTAATctcatcctcatcttcatctggAGCATCACAC from Arabidopsis thaliana chromosome 3, partial sequence includes these protein-coding regions:
- a CDS encoding hypothetical protein (DUF641) (Plant protein of unknown function (DUF641); CONTAINS InterPro DOMAIN/s: Protein of unknown function DUF641, plant (InterPro:IPR006943); BEST Arabidopsis thaliana protein match is: Plant protein of unknown function (DUF641) (TAIR:AT1G53380.3); Has 436 Blast hits to 433 proteins in 67 species: Archae - 9; Bacteria - 8; Metazoa - 66; Fungi - 13; Plants - 283; Viruses - 0; Other Eukaryotes - 57 (source: NCBI BLink).) produces the protein MNLQMESVKPLDVVSSGKGKLRRTFAKVINMKKLTGVVPEGNNKVERVKKSQEKVKLDKDLAKNAANLSESFDKLEEEYEKRLAMEALLAKLFATISSIKSGYAQLQYAQSPYDPNGIQKADNLVVAELKTLSELKQSFLKKQLDPNPDRTLVLAEIQELRSVLKTYEIMGKKLECQLKLKDSEIIFLKEKFQESMTQNKLMEKRLNQSGQLCNPLDHNLHLSAVSSTHFVTYLHHTVKSIRGFVKLMVEQMKLAAWDIDMAAELIQPDVLYYKQDHKCFALEHYVCKIMLEAFQLPYFSNESSKKTSREDKAMFFERFTELRSMKPREYLASRPKSRLAKFCRTKYLQLIHPKMEQAFFGHLHQRNQVTAGEFPETSLCTAFLEMAKRVWLLHCLAFSFDPEASIFQVSRGCRFSEVYMKSVSEEAFFSPEQEESSSETEPGVAFTVVPGFRIGKTTIQCEVYLSRSCQRRQSR
- a CDS encoding hypothetical protein (DUF641) (Plant protein of unknown function (DUF641); CONTAINS InterPro DOMAIN/s: Protein of unknown function DUF641, plant (InterPro:IPR006943); BEST Arabidopsis thaliana protein match is: Plant protein of unknown function (DUF641) (TAIR:AT1G53380.3); Has 35333 Blast hits to 34131 proteins in 2444 species: Archae - 798; Bacteria - 22429; Metazoa - 974; Fungi - 991; Plants - 531; Viruses - 0; Other Eukaryotes - 9610 (source: NCBI BLink).) yields the protein MESVKPLDVVSSGKGKLRRTFAKVINMKKLTGVVPEGNNKVERVKKSQEKVKLDKDLAKNAANLSESFDKLEEEYEKRLAMEALLAKLFATISSIKSGYAQLQYAQSPYDPNGIQKADNLVVAELKTLSELKQSFLKKQLDPNPDRTLVLAEIQELRSVLKTYEIMGKKLECQLKLKDSEIIFLKEKFQESMTQNKLMEKRLNQSGQLCNPLDHNLHLSAVSSTHFVTYLHHTVKSIRGFVKLMVEQMKLAAWDIDMAAELIQPDVLYYKQDHKCFALEHYVCKIMLEAFQLPYFSNESSKKTSREDKAMFFERFTELRSMKPREYLASRPKSRLAKFCRTKYLQLIHPKMEQAFFGHLHQRNQVTAGEFPETSLCTAFLEMAKRVWLLHCLAFSFDPEASIFQVSRGCRFSEVYMKSVSEEAFFSPEQEESSSETEPGVAFTVVPGFRIGKTTIQCEVYLSRSCQRRQSR
- a CDS encoding hypothetical protein (DUF641) (Plant protein of unknown function (DUF641); CONTAINS InterPro DOMAIN/s: Protein of unknown function DUF641, plant (InterPro:IPR006943); BEST Arabidopsis thaliana protein match is: Plant protein of unknown function (DUF641) (TAIR:AT1G53380.3); Has 35333 Blast hits to 34131 proteins in 2444 species: Archae - 798; Bacteria - 22429; Metazoa - 974; Fungi - 991; Plants - 531; Viruses - 0; Other Eukaryotes - 9610 (source: NCBI BLink).); amino-acid sequence: MMESVKPLDVVSSGKGKLRRTFAKVINMKKLTGVVPEGNNKVERVKKSQEKVKLDKDLAKNAANLSESFDKLEEEYEKRLAMEALLAKLFATISSIKSGYAQLQYAQSPYDPNGIQKADNLVVAELKTLSELKQSFLKKQLDPNPDRTLVLAEIQELRSVLKTYEIMGKKLECQLKLKDSEIIFLKEKFQESMTQNKLMEKRLNQSGQLCNPLDHNLHLSAVSSTHFVTYLHHTVKSIRGFVKLMVEQMKLAAWDIDMAAELIQPDVLYYKQDHKCFALEHYVCKIMLEAFQLPYFSNESSKKTSREDKAMFFERFTELRSMKPREYLASRPKSRLAKFCRTKYLQLIHPKMEQAFFGHLHQRNQVTAGEFPETSLCTAFLEMAKRVWLLHCLAFSFDPEASIFQVSRGCRFSEVYMKSVSEEAFFSPEQEESSSETEPGVAFTVVPGFRIGKTTIQCEVYLSRSCQRRQSR
- a CDS encoding transcription factor-like protein (BEST Arabidopsis thaliana protein match is: transcription factor-related (TAIR:AT4G18650.1); Has 560 Blast hits to 560 proteins in 40 species: Archae - 0; Bacteria - 0; Metazoa - 2; Fungi - 0; Plants - 558; Viruses - 0; Other Eukaryotes - 0 (source: NCBI BLink).) — translated: MSQETAIASFKKFQQSWIEQLRNHLNHLRSAQNHHRNSATGDEERLREAVDRVMEHFREYHRAKWAATDKDVIEVMASPWASALERSLQWVGGWRPTTLFHLVYTESSILFESRIVDILRGFRTGDLSDLSPSQFRVPFVKGRTVSELQCETVKEENAITEELSEWQDDASDLVMGTSSDPDQRIRRLAEIVHRTDDLRLRTITRVVEVLSPLQQAEFLVAAAELRTGVAGWGTSHDRRRSSEV
- a CDS encoding transcription factor-like protein (FUNCTIONS IN: molecular_function unknown; INVOLVED IN: response to karrikin; BEST Arabidopsis thaliana protein match is: transcription factor-related (TAIR:AT4G18650.1); Has 30201 Blast hits to 17322 proteins in 780 species: Archae - 12; Bacteria - 1396; Metazoa - 17338; Fungi - 3422; Plants - 5037; Viruses - 0; Other Eukaryotes - 2996 (source: NCBI BLink).) translates to MSQETAIASFKKFQQSWIEQLRNHLNHLRSAQNHHRNSATGDEERLREAVDRVMEHFREYHRAKWAATDKDVIEVMASPWASALERSLQWVGGWRPTTLFHLVYTESSILFESRIVDILRGFRTGDLSDLSPSQFRTVSELQCETVKEENAITEELSEWQDDASDLVMGTSSDPDQRIRRLAEIVHRTDDLRLRTITRVVEVLSPLQQAEFLVAAAELRTGVAGWGTSHDRRRSSEV
- a CDS encoding phosphoesterase (phosphoesterase; FUNCTIONS IN: DNA binding, catalytic activity, zinc ion binding; EXPRESSED IN: 24 plant structures; EXPRESSED DURING: 15 growth stages; CONTAINS InterPro DOMAIN/s: HAD-superfamily hydrolase, subfamily IIIA (InterPro:IPR006549), Polynucleotide kinase 3 phosphatase, central region (InterPro:IPR013954), Zinc finger, PARP-type (InterPro:IPR001510), Polynucleotide kinase 3, phosphatase (InterPro:IPR015636), DNA 3-phosphatase (InterPro:IPR006551); BEST Arabidopsis thaliana protein match is: poly(ADP-ribose) polymerase 2 (TAIR:AT2G31320.1); Has 2061 Blast hits to 1425 proteins in 265 species: Archae - 2; Bacteria - 49; Metazoa - 943; Fungi - 202; Plants - 219; Viruses - 45; Other Eukaryotes - 601 (source: NCBI BLink).), which gives rise to MITVAPFVSLRFQFPLYIINRSTLFFRERTQYLVYNTCHILRTTAKTMPVVAEYAKSNRSSCRSCSNKIAVKSLRLGLISKGRGGVDMTRWHHFDCFPTDSESIASVDDIQGLSALEKEDQDALTKLVEQCGKVPAKKPDEKKGKAKKHIMGPKGLTKAATSSKVIADNAKSSRSSCNRCSQTIVSKDLRVGLVTEDSRGFDITRWHHLGCFPIDFHPIDSVEDIGGYSSLEKGDQMELKYLAEVNKKDKTLIDDVQKMDEGDDEAIADNELTEETKKGKHSPVAKLVEQPGEPAKEDEDEESKKPASDEISEQKTKDVKNSPDSSKVISEYAKSSRSTCKKCSQTIAAKELRLGLVTRNFRGFDMKQWHHLGCFPVDSDPIVSVEDIGGFSELQSGDQDALKELVQQCGKQTLVDKMDEDNDDTEAKIKLTEETNKRKHSEVGEMVEEDESLTKAKQQMAKTHKVNMSESTSQVEVEAEITLSASDVKDKYRDANLLPKWKAFETVIFLERDDGLNDSEKIAAFDFDGCLAKTSVKIVGADAWSLMYPSIPEKLQSLHDQGYKLVIFTNESNIDRWKNKRQAAVDSKIGRLNSFIERVKVPIQVFIACGVSSSGGKGGKDDLYRKPKAGMWQLMKKHFNSGIAIDMDKSFYVGDAAGRKMDHSDADIKFAQASGLKFFTPEEYFIPSSTSPGT